In the genome of Streptomyces fagopyri, the window TTCCACTGGGGGAGGACCCTGGCCGGCTGTGTGTACGGCAACTGTGACCCGGCACGCGACCTCCCGGTGCTCGCCGAGCACGTACGGGCGGGCCGGCTGGACCTGGCGATGCTGGTCACCGAGCGGATCGGGCTGGAGGGGATCCCGGGGGCGTTCGAGAACATGGTGGCGGGGAAGGGCGGACGGGCGGTGGTGGAGTTCTAGGCGGCGGGGGATCGCGGGGGAGCGGACGGCTGCGACCCGGGAGGGTCCCGGAGCCGGGAGGGTCCCTGACGGGGTATCCCGGCGCGGGGCAGGTCCATGACCCGGGTGGGCCTTCGAGCCGGGTGGGCCTCCGGGCCGGGGGAGTTCCCGACTCGGGTGGGCGCTCGACTCGGAGGTACCCCAGGCAGGGTGGGAGCCCGGGCCGAGAGGGGCCCCGAGCCGGGAGTTCCTGACCCGGGCGGGTCCCGGACTCGGGCGGGTCCCCGACTCGGGTGTATCCCGGGGCGGGTCGCCCCCCTCCTCGTCAGGCGTGCTCGCCCGGTCGGGCATGTTCCGACGGCCGGGGTGCGGCCGTGGCGCGCGCCGGACCGGAGAGACCCGGCCGTGACCGCGACACCGCGACCCCGGCGAGGCACAGGGCGCCGCCGGCCAGGGTGAGGACCCCGGGGATCTCACCGAGGAACAGCCAGGACATCGCGACGACCAGTGCGGGAACCGCGTACGTCGTCGCCCCCATCCGGGTCGCGGTGGTCCGGGCGAGGGCGTACGCCCAGGTCGTGAAGGCCAGCGCGGTCGGGAAGACGCCCAGGTACACCACGTTGAGGGTGGCGGAGGCGGGCGCGTGCGCCACGTCGTGGACCAGCCGTCCCGCGAACGGCAGGCAGGCGACGGCGCCCACGAGACACCCGAACGTGGTGACCTGGAGGGCGCTCGCCCGGCCGAGGGCCGGCTTCTGGGCGACCACGCCCGCCGCGTAGCCGACCGCCGCGAGCAGACACAGGACCACCCCGAGGACCGAGGAACCACCCTTGCCGGACATCGACAGCCCTACCGCGACCGCGCCCGCGAACGACACCGCCATGCCCGCGACCAGCCGCGGCGGCATGGCGTCGCCCAGCAGTCGGGAGCCGAGCAGCGCGATCAGGATCGGGCCGGTGTTCACGACCAGGGCGGCCGTACCGGCGTCCACCTGCTGCTCGCCCCAGTTCAGGACGACCATGTAGAAGCCGAACCACAGCAGCCCGGAGAGCGCGATCCCGCGCCAGGCCTCCCGCGGGGGAAGGCCCTCGCGGCGCAGCAGACAGATCGTGCCCAGCGTCACGGCCCCCGCCAGCAGCCGGCCGAGCGCCAGCGCCCCCGGAGAGTACGCCGCGCCCGCGCTGCGGATCGACACGAAGGCGGAGGCCCACAGCACCACGGTGACCGTCGCCGCGCCCGCGGCGAGCAGTTCCGTGCGGCGGGCGGGGGCAGGGGAGGAGGCGTTCATCATGCTCCTGAGGCTAGGTACGGGCGGGGCGCGGCACCGGCGGATTCCGGACACCGCGGTGCGCGGAGCGAACGTCGGTACGGCGGGGCCCTCAGCGGAGCGCCGACGCCTCGATGCCCAGGAGTGCGGCGAAGGCGCGCTCTCCCTCCGGCGTGACCTTGACCGCGCGCTCCGATCCGACGCGTACGCACCAGCGGGCGTCGAGGGCGTGGTGGCACAGGGCCGCGCCCGCGGTGCCGGCGAGATGGGGGCGGCGCTCGGTCCAGTCGAGGCAGCCGCGGCTGAGGGGCCGGCGGCCGGTGCGGTTCAGGGCGATGCCGGCCGTGTCGAACCAGTGCAGACCCGTGTCGGTGAGGGCGAAGCCGGTGTCCTGGCGCAGCAGTCCGCGCCGGGTGAGGGCGTCGGTGAGGGTGATGCCGAGCCGCCCGGCGAGATGGTCGTAGCAGGTGCGTCCGCGGGCCATCGCCGAACCCGTGCCGGCCTCCCGCAGCGAGCGGGGACGCTCGGCGGCACCCGGGGCGACCTGGGCGGCGAGATCCTCCACCAACTGTGCGACACGGCTGTCGGCGAGGCGTACGTAGCGGTGGCGGCCCTGCCGCTCCTCGGCGAGCAGGCCGCCCGCGACCAGTCTGCCGAGGTGTTCGCTGGCCGTCGACGGCGCGACCCCGGCGTGCCGGGCCAGTTCACCGGCGGTCCAGGCGCGGCCGTCGAGCAGCGCGAGCAGGAAGACGGCGCGGGTCTCGTCGGCGATCATCCCGGCCAGCGCCGCCAGACCGGGCGCGACCGGATCGTTCCGTCTGGTCATACGCCCAGGATGCGCCAGGAACGTTTCGGCGACGGCCGAACGATGGCGGTGTGACCCCGTCCGCCGCCACGGGGCAGACCTCGCGCGCCGCCCCGCCCGCCGGGCTCCGTACGCTGCCCGCCAGGCTCCCAAGGCCGTGCGCCGGGCGCCGTGCTGCAGGGGACGTGCTTCGTACGCGGTCCGCCGTGCTGCATGGGCCGTGCTTCGTACGCGGTCCGCCGGGCTTCGTCGGGCCCGCCGCGCCGGAGTCCGGTCACTCCGGCGCGGTCACCCGCTCGAACTGCTGCACCAACCCGTCGAGCAGCGCCGTGAGCCCCACCTCGAAGGCCCGCTCGTCGATCTTCTCCTGCTGCTCGGCGAGCAGATGGGCCTGCCCGAGGTGGGGGTAGTCGGCGGGGTCGTACGCCGTCTCGTCGTCGACGAAGCCGCCCGCGAACGAGCCGAGGGCGGAGCCCATGATGAAGTACCGCATCAGGGCGCCGATGGAGGTGGCCTGCGCGGGCGGCCAGCCGGCGCCGACCATCGCGCCGAAGACCGCGTCGGCCAGGCGCAGACCGGCGGGCCGGCGGCCGGGGCCGCGCGCGAGGACCGGGACGATGTTCGGGTGGTCGCGCAGGGCGGTCCGGTAGGAGACGGCCCAGTCGTGCAGCGCGGTGCGCCAGTCCCGTCCGTCCTCGAACATCGAGAGATCGACCTGCGCGCTCACGGAGTCCGCGACCGCCTCCAGGATCTGGTCCTTGGTGCGGAAGTGGTTGTAGAGGGAGGGCCCGCTCACTCCCAGTTCGGCGGCGAGCCGGCGGGTGGAGAGGGTCGCCAGGCCCTCGGCGTCCACCAGGGCCCGTGCCGTCTCGACGATCCGGTCGGTGCTGAGGAGGGGCTTGCGCGGTCGGGCCATGGCGCACATAGTAGGGCTGCGCGCTTAAACTAGCAGTGCTAATTTACATTTTCCGATGTACCGCTTTCACGTGGGGTGTTCCGTCATGAACCTGGAGCTCAGCGAGGAGCAGACCGCCGTCCGGCAGCTCGCCAAGGACTTCGTGGACCGTGAGATCGCCCCTCACGTCGTCGAGTGGGACCGGGCGGAGGAAGTCGACCGGTCCCTCGTCAAGAAGCTCGGCGAGGTCGGTTTCCTCGGCCTCACGGTCGACGAGGAGTACGGCGGCAGCGGCGGCGACCATCTCGCGTACTGCCTGGTGACGGAGGAGCTGGGGCGCGGGGACTCGTCCGTGCGCGGCATCGTCTCCGTCTCCCTCGGTCTGGTCGCCAAGACGATCGCGCACTGGGGGAGCGAGGAGCAGAAGCGGCAGTGGCTGCCGGGGCTGACCTCCGGCACCCAGGTGGGCTGCTTCGGCCTCACCGAACCCGGCACCGGCTCGGACGCCGGCCATCTGACGACCAGGGCCGTGCGTGACGGTGACGACTACGTCATCAACGGCACCAAGATGTTCATCACGAACGGGACCTGGGCCGATGTGGTGCTGCTGTTCGCCCGCTCGACCGACGCCCCCGGCCACCGGGGCGTCTCGGCCTTCCTGGTGCCGGCGGACACACCGGGACTGACCCGCCACACCGTCCACGGCAAGCTCGGTCTGCGCGGCCAGGCCACCGCCGAGCTGGTCCTGGAGGACGTCCGCGTCCCCGCGAGCACCATGCTGGCGCCGGAGGGCAAGGGGTTCTCCGTCGCCATGTCCGCCCTGGCCAAGGGGCGGATGTCGGTGGCCGCCGGCTGTGTCGGCATCGGCCAGGCCGCGCTGGACGCCGCCGTGACGTACGCGACCCAGCGGGAGCAGTTCGGCAAGACCATCGCCCACCACCAGCTCGTCCAGGAGCTGATCAGCGACATCGCCGTGGACGTCGACGCGGCGCGCCTGCTGACCTGGCGGGTCGCCGACCTCGTGGACCGCGGGCTGCCGTTCGCCACCGAGTCCTCCAAGGCCAAGCTCTTCGCCTCCGAGGCCGCCGTGCGCGCCGCCAACAACGCGCTCCAGGTCTTCGGCGGGTACGGCTACATCGACGAGTACCCGGCGGGCAAGCTGCTGCGCGACGCCCGCGTGATGACCCTCTACGAGGGCACCAGCCAGATACAGAAGCTGGTCATCGGGCGCGCGCTGACCGGGGTTTCGGCCTTCTGAGTACGCGGGTGAGTACGGGAGCGGATGCGGCCCGCGCCGGATCGGCCGAGTCTGGTCCGCATGACCGACACATCCGTCAAGCAGCAGTCCACCGCGGCCTTCTACGGCCAGGCGGTCGCCTCCTTCTCCGTCGCCATGGTCGCGACCACCGTCGGGATCTTCAAGCTGGAGGCCGACACCTGGGTGCGTGCCTTCCTGGGCATCGCCGTCCTCTATCTGGTGACCTCGTCCTTCACGCTGGCCAAGGTGATCCGGGACCGGCAGGAGGCGCAGCTCGCGCAGCGCTCGTACAGCCCGTTCGAAAAGCTCTGAGCGAGGCGGGGCGCCCTGAGCGGGCACGCTAAGCGCTCGCTCAGTATCAGAGGTATGGTGTTCGTCCTGTCAGTGGAAGGGGCGAACCAGCGATGAGTGCGGCGCAGGAGACGGCCGACGGCGAGATGCAGCCGTGGGCCGAGGTCACCCCGGACGCGGCCCGGCGGCTGCTCATCGCCGCCGTGGAGGCCTTCGCCGAGCGCGGGTACCACGCGACGACGACCCGGGACATCGCCGGGCGGGCCGGCATGAGCCCGGCCGCGCTCTACATCCACTACAAGACCAAGGAAGAACTGCTCCACCGGATCAGCCGGATCGGGCACGACAAGGCTCTCGCCATCGTGCGCACCGCGGCGGACGGCGAGGGCGGCGCGGCCGAGCGGCTCACCGCCGCCGTGCGCTCCTTCGTACGGTGGCACGCCGGGCAGCACACCACCGCGCGGGTCGTGCAGTACGAACTCGACGCGCTCGGCCCCGAGGCCCGCGCCGAGATCATCGCCCTGCGGCGGCAGACCGACGCCGCCGTGCGCGGGATCATCGAGGACGGCGTCGCGGCCGGCGACTTCGACGTGCCGGACGTCCCGGGCACCACGCTCGCGGTGCTCTCGCTCTGCATCGACGTGGCCCGCTGGTTCAACGTCGACGGCCCCCGCACGCCCGACGAGGTCGGCGGTCTCTACGCCGACCTCGTGCTGCGCATGGTGGGGTCCAAGGAGTAGGCCCGCGGCCGGAGGGGCAGGCCCGGGGGCAGGCCCGAGGGGGCAGCTCCAGGGAGTTCGTCCGAGGAGCGGCCCCGGGCTCGCCGCCGGTGCCGGTCAGAGGTAGTAGCGCGACACCGACTCCGCGACGCACACCGGCTTGTCGCCGCCCTCGCGCTCCACGACGAAGGCCAGGGACAACTGGACGCCGCCGGTCACGTCGTCGACACCGGTGATCGTCGCGGTGGCGCGCAGGCGTGAGCCGACCGGCACGGGGGCGGGGAAACGGACCTTGTTCGTGCCGTAGTTGACGCCCATCCGCACGCCCTCGACGCTGATCAGCTGCGGGCCGAAGAGCGGGAGCAGGGACAGGGTGAGATAGCCGTGCGCGATCGTCGTGCCGAAGGGGCCCGACGCGGCGCGCTCGGGGTCGACGTGGATCCACTGGTGGTCGCCGGTCGCCTCCGCGAAGAGGTCGATCCGCTTCTGCTCGATCTCGACCCAGTCGCTGTGTCCCAGCTGCTCGCCCACGGCGGCACGCAGTTCGTCGACCGTCGCGAACGTCCTCGGCTCTGCCATCTCGCTGTCCTCCCACATCTCCATGTCTAAGCGACTGCTTAGCATGGTCGTGCGCGGGACGCATGTCAACGGACCGGGCGGGTGACGGAGTCGGTAGGGTCGCAGGGGTGCCCCAGATCCCCGAGAAGATCCATGAGCTGACCGTCGGCCAGCTGTCGGCGCGCAGCGGCGCCGCCGTCTCCGCCCTGCACTTCTACGAGTCCAAGGGCCTGATCAGCAGTCGCCGGACCACCGGGAACCAGCGCCGCTACCACCGGGACGCGCTGCGCCGCGTCGCCTTCGTCCGCGCCGCCCAGCGGGTCGGCATCCCGCTGGCCACCATCCGTGAGGCGCTCGCCGAGCTCCCCGAGGAGCGCACGCCGACGCGCGCGGACTGGGCCCGGCTCTCGGAGGCGTGGCGTTCCGAACTCGACGAGCGCATCAAGCAGTTG includes:
- a CDS encoding TetR/AcrR family transcriptional regulator, translated to MSAAQETADGEMQPWAEVTPDAARRLLIAAVEAFAERGYHATTTRDIAGRAGMSPAALYIHYKTKEELLHRISRIGHDKALAIVRTAADGEGGAAERLTAAVRSFVRWHAGQHTTARVVQYELDALGPEARAEIIALRRQTDAAVRGIIEDGVAAGDFDVPDVPGTTLAVLSLCIDVARWFNVDGPRTPDEVGGLYADLVLRMVGSKE
- a CDS encoding YiaA/YiaB family inner membrane protein, which encodes MTDTSVKQQSTAAFYGQAVASFSVAMVATTVGIFKLEADTWVRAFLGIAVLYLVTSSFTLAKVIRDRQEAQLAQRSYSPFEKL
- a CDS encoding TetR/AcrR family transcriptional regulator encodes the protein MCAMARPRKPLLSTDRIVETARALVDAEGLATLSTRRLAAELGVSGPSLYNHFRTKDQILEAVADSVSAQVDLSMFEDGRDWRTALHDWAVSYRTALRDHPNIVPVLARGPGRRPAGLRLADAVFGAMVGAGWPPAQATSIGALMRYFIMGSALGSFAGGFVDDETAYDPADYPHLGQAHLLAEQQEKIDERAFEVGLTALLDGLVQQFERVTAPE
- a CDS encoding ArsR/SmtB family transcription factor, coding for MTRRNDPVAPGLAALAGMIADETRAVFLLALLDGRAWTAGELARHAGVAPSTASEHLGRLVAGGLLAEERQGRHRYVRLADSRVAQLVEDLAAQVAPGAAERPRSLREAGTGSAMARGRTCYDHLAGRLGITLTDALTRRGLLRQDTGFALTDTGLHWFDTAGIALNRTGRRPLSRGCLDWTERRPHLAGTAGAALCHHALDARWCVRVGSERAVKVTPEGERAFAALLGIEASALR
- a CDS encoding MaoC family dehydratase, whose amino-acid sequence is MAEPRTFATVDELRAAVGEQLGHSDWVEIEQKRIDLFAEATGDHQWIHVDPERAASGPFGTTIAHGYLTLSLLPLFGPQLISVEGVRMGVNYGTNKVRFPAPVPVGSRLRATATITGVDDVTGGVQLSLAFVVEREGGDKPVCVAESVSRYYL
- the soxR gene encoding redox-sensitive transcriptional activator SoxR, which translates into the protein MPQIPEKIHELTVGQLSARSGAAVSALHFYESKGLISSRRTTGNQRRYHRDALRRVAFVRAAQRVGIPLATIREALAELPEERTPTRADWARLSEAWRSELDERIKQLSRLRDHLTDCIGCGCLSLDNCVLSNPDDVFGERRTGSRLMAERDATSGPAPQCPTEPEDCR
- a CDS encoding acyl-CoA dehydrogenase family protein encodes the protein MNLELSEEQTAVRQLAKDFVDREIAPHVVEWDRAEEVDRSLVKKLGEVGFLGLTVDEEYGGSGGDHLAYCLVTEELGRGDSSVRGIVSVSLGLVAKTIAHWGSEEQKRQWLPGLTSGTQVGCFGLTEPGTGSDAGHLTTRAVRDGDDYVINGTKMFITNGTWADVVLLFARSTDAPGHRGVSAFLVPADTPGLTRHTVHGKLGLRGQATAELVLEDVRVPASTMLAPEGKGFSVAMSALAKGRMSVAAGCVGIGQAALDAAVTYATQREQFGKTIAHHQLVQELISDIAVDVDAARLLTWRVADLVDRGLPFATESSKAKLFASEAAVRAANNALQVFGGYGYIDEYPAGKLLRDARVMTLYEGTSQIQKLVIGRALTGVSAF
- a CDS encoding DMT family transporter — encoded protein: MMNASSPAPARRTELLAAGAATVTVVLWASAFVSIRSAGAAYSPGALALGRLLAGAVTLGTICLLRREGLPPREAWRGIALSGLLWFGFYMVVLNWGEQQVDAGTAALVVNTGPILIALLGSRLLGDAMPPRLVAGMAVSFAGAVAVGLSMSGKGGSSVLGVVLCLLAAVGYAAGVVAQKPALGRASALQVTTFGCLVGAVACLPFAGRLVHDVAHAPASATLNVVYLGVFPTALAFTTWAYALARTTATRMGATTYAVPALVVAMSWLFLGEIPGVLTLAGGALCLAGVAVSRSRPGLSGPARATAAPRPSEHARPGEHA